The Plasmodium yoelii strain 17X genome assembly, chromosome: 1 genome contains a region encoding:
- a CDS encoding PIR protein has translation MNSKVCESINLIDKFFDDDPKKSGEFNSLDLLKLYCPDNTCSSDEEKITSGFIMLLNKLENLESDEIVQYASLWLSHKLNQKKQNGTTRLDDFYTKHIETNNCYKGNIPNNINMDDIGNKIKSIDIDIKDISNFYDAFKSLCNMYSERDAITQCKICLENAGEFFEKCEKVKNALDFNKGSSYLQLWSTLSKDYKEFESNYNSNWCNNVPSVVACPRSPVTKNTLITIAIIFVAASILLGVSYKYSLFGFRKRSQKQHLREMLKK, from the exons atgaattctAAAGTG tGTGAATCAATTAATTTGATCGATAAATTTTTTGATGATGATCCGAAAAAATCGGGAGAATTTAATTCTTtggatttattaaaattgtattGCCCTGATAATACCTGTAGTagtgatgaagaaaaaattaCCTCTGGTTTTATAATGTTACTAAATAAGCTTGAAAATTTAGAAAGTGATGAAATTGTTCAATACGCTAGTTTATGGTTAAGTCATaaactaaatcaaaaaaaacaaaatggaaCGACCAGATTAGacgatttttatactaaACATATAGAAACAAATAATTGTTATAAGGGGAATATAcctaataatattaatatggatgatataggaaataaaataaaatcgatagatattgatattaaagatatatctaatttttatgatgcatttaaatcattatgtaacatgtataGTGAACGTGATGCAATCACCCAATGCAAGATATGTTTAGAAAATGCTGgagaattttttgaaaaatgtgaaaaagttaaaaatgcTTTGGATTTTAATAAAGGAAGTTCTTATTTACAACTATGGTCTACTTTATCAAAAGATTATAAAGAATTTGAAAGTAATTATAATAGTAATTGGTGTAATAATGTCCCATCAGTTGTAGCATGTCCACGAAGTCcagtaacaaaaaatacactaattacaattgcaattatatttgttgcagcatcaattttattgggagtttcttataag tattcgttatttggatttcggaaacggtctcaaaaacaacatttaagagaaatgctaaaaaaataa